One Fuerstiella marisgermanici DNA window includes the following coding sequences:
- a CDS encoding DUF2126 domain-containing protein, which translates to MTIRVAINHRTTYSYDRPINLGPQLVRLRPAPHCRTPIHSYSLKIKPADHYLNWQQDPHGNFQARAVFEKKTRELSVEVDLIAEMTVINPFEFFVESSAEKFPFAYDESLRKELQPFLETRPPGKKWQALIDDVRPKTAVNTIDFVVALNARLQQEIAYEIRMEPGVQTPDQTMELAKGSCRDTGWLLVQTARHLGLAARFVSGYLIQLTPDQKSLDGPSGTEVDFTDLHAWAEIFLPGAGWVGLDPTSGLLAGEGHIPLACTPEPTTAAPISGALDECEVEFDFNMTVTRIHEDPRVTKPYTDKQWSAIEKLGQSIDQRLRDGDVRLTMGGEPTFVSIDDMEGDEWNSAAVGPHKRRLSEQLIKRLLDRFSKGAFLHYGQGKWYPGESLPRWALGCYWRKDGIPCWQNPDLIADIDRDYGFGVEAAERFAHHLAGLLAVTEKYIVPVYEDIAHYLVKEQRLPVNVSPADPKLKDAEERARMTAVFERGVGEPVGFVLPLKRPWWQSEHRSWQSGPWPKRPDKMFLLPGDSPIGLRLPLDTLPWIPASQMPVLRPPDPLFEREPLPTFDDRRQAFVKGEPDAVGRAGISQQQPSREEKENENDEVEPDKVVRTALCVEPRNGRLHVFMPPVEILEDYLDLLTAIEATAEQLQMPVVVEGYLPPHDARLECLKVTPDPGVIEVNIHPSETWDDLVSITEGVYEEARLTRLGTEKFDQDGTHTGTGGGNHVVMGGRTPADSPFLRRPDLLKSFVGYWINHPSLSYLFSGKFIGPTSQAPRVDEGRADALYELELAFSLVPGRDQPAAPWLVDRLFRNLLIDLTGNTHRAEFCIDKLYSPDSSTGRLGLLELRGFEMPPHAKMSLAQQLLIRALVSKFWNQPYDQPLAHWGTSLHDRYLLPYFVWSDFSDVIDDLKRSGFEFDRRWFAPHFEFRFPQIGELSQQDVKLELRTAIEPWYVLGEEPGGGGTVRFVDSSVERLQVKVSGMTDNRHVVTCNGRRVPLHPTSVQGEFVGAVRYRAWCPPSCLHPTIPVHVPLVFDILDSWSDRSIGGCQYHVANPTGKNPDSFPINAYEAESRRVARFFQMGHTPGTVEIPDIEVNPQFPMTLDLRRT; encoded by the coding sequence ATGACCATACGCGTCGCGATTAACCATCGCACCACATATTCATATGACCGCCCGATCAACCTCGGCCCGCAACTGGTGCGGCTTCGACCGGCTCCGCATTGTCGTACGCCGATCCACAGCTACTCGCTGAAGATCAAACCGGCCGACCACTACCTGAACTGGCAGCAGGACCCGCACGGAAATTTCCAGGCGCGAGCTGTCTTCGAAAAGAAGACTCGCGAATTGTCGGTGGAAGTGGATCTGATCGCCGAAATGACGGTCATCAATCCGTTTGAATTCTTTGTCGAGTCCTCTGCCGAAAAGTTCCCCTTCGCGTATGACGAATCGCTGCGCAAAGAACTACAGCCATTCCTTGAAACTCGCCCGCCCGGAAAAAAATGGCAGGCGTTGATCGACGACGTTCGCCCGAAGACAGCCGTCAACACAATCGATTTTGTAGTGGCGCTGAATGCTCGGCTGCAGCAGGAAATCGCGTACGAAATACGAATGGAACCCGGCGTCCAGACGCCCGATCAGACTATGGAACTGGCCAAGGGCTCGTGCCGTGATACCGGCTGGCTGCTGGTGCAGACGGCTCGACATCTGGGCTTAGCGGCTCGGTTTGTATCCGGCTATTTGATTCAGCTTACGCCCGATCAAAAATCGCTGGACGGTCCCAGCGGAACTGAAGTCGACTTCACCGATCTGCATGCCTGGGCTGAAATCTTTCTGCCCGGAGCCGGCTGGGTGGGACTCGACCCGACCTCCGGGCTGCTGGCTGGCGAAGGACACATCCCCCTGGCTTGTACTCCGGAACCGACCACCGCCGCGCCGATTTCCGGAGCGTTGGACGAGTGCGAAGTCGAATTCGATTTCAACATGACCGTGACTCGCATTCACGAAGATCCTCGAGTCACCAAGCCGTACACCGACAAACAGTGGTCGGCGATTGAGAAGCTCGGGCAATCGATCGACCAGCGTCTGCGCGACGGCGATGTGCGGCTAACGATGGGCGGCGAACCGACGTTTGTTTCCATCGATGACATGGAAGGCGACGAATGGAATTCCGCTGCCGTTGGACCTCACAAACGCAGGTTGTCTGAACAACTGATTAAGCGGCTGCTCGATCGATTTTCCAAAGGCGCGTTTTTGCACTACGGCCAGGGCAAGTGGTATCCCGGCGAATCGCTGCCTCGCTGGGCGCTGGGATGTTACTGGCGCAAAGACGGCATTCCGTGTTGGCAGAATCCGGATCTGATTGCGGATATCGATCGTGACTACGGCTTCGGCGTGGAAGCGGCCGAACGGTTCGCTCACCACCTGGCCGGACTACTGGCGGTCACCGAAAAATATATCGTCCCCGTCTACGAAGACATCGCTCACTACCTTGTCAAAGAACAGCGGCTACCGGTCAACGTTTCGCCCGCCGATCCAAAGTTGAAGGACGCGGAAGAACGAGCTCGCATGACGGCAGTGTTCGAACGCGGAGTCGGCGAACCGGTCGGCTTTGTATTGCCATTAAAGCGACCGTGGTGGCAAAGCGAGCACCGTTCGTGGCAAAGTGGTCCGTGGCCGAAACGACCGGACAAAATGTTTCTGTTGCCTGGCGATTCCCCAATCGGGTTGCGTCTGCCGCTGGACACGCTGCCGTGGATTCCGGCGTCGCAAATGCCAGTGCTGCGGCCGCCCGATCCGCTATTCGAACGGGAACCGTTGCCAACATTCGACGACCGTCGTCAGGCGTTCGTAAAAGGCGAACCGGACGCTGTTGGGCGAGCGGGAATCTCACAACAGCAACCGTCGCGCGAAGAAAAAGAAAACGAGAACGACGAAGTCGAACCTGACAAAGTCGTCCGCACAGCGTTGTGCGTCGAGCCTCGCAATGGCCGCCTGCACGTATTTATGCCGCCTGTCGAGATTCTCGAAGACTATCTCGACCTATTGACCGCCATCGAAGCGACCGCCGAACAGCTGCAAATGCCAGTCGTGGTCGAAGGCTATCTTCCTCCGCACGACGCCCGTTTGGAATGCCTGAAGGTGACGCCGGATCCCGGTGTGATTGAAGTGAACATCCATCCGTCTGAGACGTGGGACGATCTGGTCAGCATCACGGAAGGCGTGTATGAAGAAGCTCGACTAACGCGTTTGGGCACCGAAAAATTCGATCAGGATGGAACTCATACGGGAACAGGTGGCGGTAACCACGTGGTCATGGGCGGCCGAACTCCGGCCGACAGCCCGTTTCTGAGGCGGCCCGACTTACTGAAAAGTTTTGTGGGCTACTGGATCAACCATCCGTCCCTGTCATACCTCTTCAGCGGCAAATTCATCGGACCAACCAGCCAGGCTCCGCGAGTCGACGAAGGGCGAGCAGACGCGCTGTATGAACTGGAGCTGGCGTTTTCACTGGTGCCTGGTCGAGACCAGCCAGCGGCTCCGTGGCTTGTCGACCGATTGTTCCGCAACCTGCTGATCGACCTGACCGGGAACACTCATCGTGCAGAATTCTGCATCGACAAACTGTATTCGCCAGACAGCAGCACCGGGCGTCTTGGCCTGCTGGAACTGCGCGGATTCGAAATGCCGCCGCACGCAAAAATGAGTCTCGCTCAGCAGTTGCTGATTCGCGCTTTGGTTTCGAAGTTTTGGAATCAGCCGTACGATCAACCGTTGGCTCATTGGGGCACGTCATTGCACGATCGCTATCTGTTGCCGTACTTCGTGTGGTCGGATTTCAGCGATGTGATCGACGACCTGAAGCGTTCCGGATTCGAATTCGACCGCCGCTGGTTCGCGCCGCACTTTGAATTCCGCTTTCCACAAATCGGCGAATTGTCACAGCAGGATGTCAAGCTGGAACTGCGAACGGCCATCGAACCGTGGTACGTCCTGGGCGAAGAACCTGGTGGCGGGGGGACCGTCAGATTCGTCGATTCATCGGTCGAACGTCTGCAGGTGAAAGTCAGCGGAATGACAGACAACCGGCACGTGGTGACGTGCAATGGTCGTCGAGTTCCCCTGCATCCAACGTCTGTGCAGGGTGAGTTCGTCGGGGCCGTGCGCTACAGAGCGTGGTGCCCGCCAAGCTGTCTGCATCCGACGATTCCAGTACACGTTCCACTGGTGTTTGACATCCTCGATTCATGGTCGGACCGTTCGATCGGCGGTTGTCAGTACCACGTGGCGAACCCGACCGGCAAGAACCCGGACAGCTTCCCAATCAATGCTTACGAAGCAGAATCGCGACGGGTCGCGCGTTTCTTCCAGATGGGGCACACGCCGGGAACGGTCGAAATACCGGATATTGAAGTGAATCCTCAATTTCCGATGACACTGGATCTGCGGAGAACGTAA
- a CDS encoding alpha-E domain-containing protein: protein MLSRVANSIYWMSRYVERAESVARFIEVTLNFILDQPDHDVEQWEPLVRATGDEEYFNEHYGAYTAANVQQFLTFDTDYHSSVRTSISNARENARTVCEAISSEAWEQLNSFYHFVRAAERSPQQPPNAGFYDDVVQHSYHLGGILDATMTRDTGWNFANAGRFLERADKTSRILDVKYFTLLRNVSDMNTTFDDLLWSSVLRSVSSFEMFRKRYHTLTVERIVDFLILDSKFPRAVRYSLQQARHSLSEVDGPVAEFQNEAILQTDALLDRLDATSARQIIDGGMHEFVDSLQHSLNMIGEAVHETYFALKAFPATQSQSQMQTQS from the coding sequence ATGCTTAGCCGAGTTGCCAATTCAATTTACTGGATGTCTCGTTATGTTGAGCGCGCCGAAAGCGTGGCTCGGTTTATCGAAGTGACACTGAACTTCATTCTGGATCAGCCGGATCATGATGTTGAGCAGTGGGAACCACTGGTCCGTGCGACCGGAGACGAAGAATACTTCAATGAACACTATGGCGCCTACACGGCCGCAAATGTGCAGCAGTTTCTGACCTTCGATACCGATTATCACAGCTCTGTGCGTACGTCGATCAGCAATGCTCGCGAAAACGCCCGCACTGTCTGCGAAGCGATTTCGTCGGAAGCGTGGGAACAACTGAATTCGTTCTACCACTTCGTGCGAGCCGCCGAACGATCCCCTCAGCAACCGCCGAATGCCGGTTTCTATGACGACGTCGTCCAGCATAGTTACCACCTGGGTGGTATTCTGGACGCGACGATGACACGTGATACCGGCTGGAACTTCGCCAACGCTGGCCGATTTCTGGAGCGAGCCGATAAGACGAGCCGCATCCTGGATGTGAAGTATTTCACGTTGTTGCGAAACGTGTCCGACATGAACACAACGTTTGACGACTTATTGTGGTCAAGCGTTCTGCGATCGGTCAGCAGTTTCGAAATGTTCCGCAAGCGGTATCACACGCTGACGGTCGAACGCATCGTCGACTTCCTGATTTTGGACAGCAAGTTTCCTCGAGCGGTCCGGTACAGCCTGCAGCAGGCTCGGCATTCGCTTTCGGAAGTCGACGGACCAGTGGCCGAATTTCAAAACGAAGCCATCCTTCAGACAGATGCACTGCTGGATCGTCTGGACGCAACTTCAGCAAGGCAGATCATTGATGGCGGTATGCATGAGTTCGTCGATTCGTTGCAGCATTCGCTGAATATGATTGGTGAGGCTGTTCACGAAACGTACTTTGCGTTGAAAGCTTTTCCCGCGACTCAATCGCAATCGCAGATGCAAACGCAATCGTAG
- a CDS encoding circularly permuted type 2 ATP-grasp protein — translation MPGLTFKNYQTDNFYDELFYPEGIPRPGAELLVDAIDQLPASELRLRQEAISRALLRMGITFTVYGDESGTEKIFPFDVIPRVVEAIEWNHIEAGLKQRIKALNLFIDDIYHDQNIVKDGVLPAEILKKAKSFRPQCVGVNPPKGIWCHITGTDLIRHTDGAIYVLEDNLRCPSGVSYVLQNRMIMKRSFPQIFADSKVRPVVGYATQLYATLAHLCPNDVADPTIVVLTPGIYNSAYYEHSFLAQQMGVALVQGEDLVVQDDFVYMRTTHGFQQVDVIYRRIDDDFMDPKAFRKDSMLGVPGLMQAYRNGRVALANAPGTGVADDKVIYAYVPDMIKYYLNEVPGLPNVQTYVCDRPDDRAYVLEHLDELVVKAANEAGGYGMLIGPHSTKEEQGKFAELIKADPRNYVAQPTLALSRVPTVVGDHFEGRHVDLRPYILYGKTPWVLPGGLTRVALKKGSLVVNSSQGGGSKDTWVIGHPGTEVEPQEATV, via the coding sequence ATGCCCGGACTTACATTTAAGAACTATCAAACTGACAACTTCTATGACGAGCTTTTCTACCCGGAAGGCATACCTCGCCCCGGAGCCGAGCTTCTCGTCGATGCCATTGACCAACTGCCAGCCAGCGAACTGCGTTTGCGTCAGGAGGCGATCAGCAGAGCTTTGTTAAGAATGGGGATTACGTTCACCGTTTACGGTGACGAATCCGGCACAGAAAAGATCTTCCCCTTCGACGTCATTCCGCGCGTGGTTGAAGCCATCGAATGGAACCATATCGAAGCTGGCCTGAAGCAACGCATTAAAGCTCTGAATCTGTTCATTGACGACATCTATCACGACCAAAACATTGTGAAGGATGGCGTCCTGCCCGCAGAGATTCTGAAGAAGGCAAAGTCGTTTCGGCCGCAATGTGTGGGTGTCAATCCGCCGAAGGGAATCTGGTGCCACATCACCGGCACCGACCTGATTCGCCATACCGATGGCGCCATCTACGTGCTGGAGGACAATCTGCGGTGTCCGTCGGGCGTGTCGTACGTGCTGCAGAATCGTATGATCATGAAGCGCAGCTTTCCGCAGATTTTTGCGGATTCAAAAGTACGCCCCGTGGTCGGCTACGCAACTCAACTTTACGCCACGCTGGCTCACTTGTGCCCCAACGACGTCGCCGATCCAACGATCGTGGTGCTGACTCCGGGCATCTACAATTCAGCCTACTACGAACATTCGTTTCTGGCTCAGCAAATGGGAGTCGCGTTGGTTCAGGGTGAAGACCTCGTCGTGCAGGACGACTTCGTCTACATGAGAACCACTCATGGGTTTCAGCAGGTCGACGTGATCTATCGCCGCATCGACGACGATTTCATGGACCCCAAAGCCTTCCGCAAAGATTCGATGCTGGGCGTTCCCGGCCTGATGCAGGCGTATCGCAATGGCCGAGTCGCTTTGGCGAACGCTCCTGGCACGGGCGTGGCCGACGACAAGGTGATTTACGCCTATGTGCCGGACATGATCAAGTACTATCTGAATGAAGTTCCTGGCCTGCCAAACGTGCAAACCTACGTCTGCGACCGGCCGGATGATCGAGCGTATGTGCTGGAACATCTGGACGAACTGGTGGTGAAGGCCGCCAACGAAGCGGGCGGCTACGGCATGCTGATTGGGCCTCATTCCACGAAAGAGGAACAGGGCAAGTTTGCCGAGCTGATCAAGGCCGATCCCCGCAACTATGTGGCTCAACCAACGCTCGCACTGTCCCGCGTTCCCACGGTTGTGGGTGATCATTTCGAAGGTCGTCACGTGGATCTGCGGCCTTATATTCTTTACGGCAAGACGCCTTGGGTTCTGCCCGGCGGCTTGACTCGAGTCGCCCTGAAAAAAGGGTCGCTGGTCGTCAATTCATCGCAGGGGGGCGGCAGTAAAGATACGTGGGTCATCGGTCACCCGGGAACAGAAGTCGAACCTCAGGAAGCGACGGTGTAA
- a CDS encoding DUF4332 domain-containing protein, with protein MKLLFRILYAQKCTSTHHKLALDALRYLKVEHSADWATLFLTEIEQYTDGAKAPDKKFKDFRNHVLHVKDNFWGGAVPTAELWYARLVERLKDKDWRRVAFCAGVLSHYVTDPLMPLHTGQTEDEGQVHKFIEWGTAKIYRELVTTHAAARAMQNWKLTADGQAASAKAGNDWLPLMIIQGATLANEHYDVMIDHYDPVRGRKNAADGFDDTSRESLATLLGWSIKAVAFVLDQAIAEANVAPPKRSLTVSAVLSSVSVPIFWVTRRMADKQERKVVTAIWKELQETGKVVHSLPEDDQAIRTAHAEEVLQISIDELNRRPTRKAGTGQQTPPETQTTTDRDVIAISTARDAAKPVPTDQKRVLRPYLQPQNHIVEAPSIGPKTADRLQRIGIHTVRHLLTADAEQSTEQLGQHWITVDVFRKWQRQASLMCSAAGLRGHDAQLLIEIGIDTAEELANTAPSAILELLKDVVASKEGERILRGGTPPDLAEVERWVAGATQRREVA; from the coding sequence ATGAAACTCCTGTTTCGCATTCTGTACGCTCAAAAGTGTACCAGCACTCATCACAAGCTGGCTCTGGACGCGTTGCGCTATTTGAAGGTTGAGCACAGCGCTGACTGGGCCACGCTGTTTCTGACGGAGATCGAACAATACACCGACGGCGCCAAAGCGCCGGATAAGAAGTTCAAGGACTTCCGAAACCATGTCCTGCACGTCAAAGACAATTTCTGGGGCGGTGCAGTGCCCACCGCCGAATTGTGGTACGCGCGACTGGTGGAACGTTTGAAAGACAAAGACTGGCGACGAGTCGCGTTTTGCGCGGGCGTGCTGAGTCACTACGTCACCGATCCGCTGATGCCGCTGCATACTGGGCAGACGGAAGACGAAGGACAGGTCCACAAGTTTATCGAGTGGGGTACGGCGAAGATTTATCGCGAACTCGTGACAACACATGCTGCCGCGCGAGCCATGCAAAACTGGAAGCTGACAGCCGACGGTCAAGCAGCATCTGCCAAAGCTGGAAACGACTGGTTGCCACTGATGATCATTCAGGGCGCAACGCTGGCTAACGAACACTACGACGTGATGATCGATCATTACGATCCGGTCCGAGGTCGCAAGAACGCAGCTGACGGATTCGACGACACCAGTCGAGAAAGCCTCGCCACGCTGTTGGGCTGGTCCATCAAGGCCGTCGCATTTGTCCTCGACCAGGCCATTGCGGAAGCCAATGTCGCGCCGCCGAAACGATCACTCACGGTGTCCGCGGTGCTGTCTTCTGTGTCGGTCCCGATCTTCTGGGTGACTCGACGGATGGCGGACAAACAGGAACGTAAAGTTGTCACCGCCATCTGGAAGGAACTGCAGGAAACCGGCAAAGTGGTCCACTCCCTGCCGGAAGATGACCAGGCCATTCGGACGGCTCACGCGGAAGAAGTCCTGCAGATTTCAATAGACGAACTGAACCGCCGACCGACAAGAAAAGCGGGCACGGGCCAGCAGACTCCGCCAGAGACACAAACTACGACCGACCGCGACGTGATCGCGATCTCCACGGCACGCGATGCCGCCAAACCAGTTCCGACTGATCAAAAGCGTGTTTTGCGGCCGTACCTTCAGCCGCAAAACCATATCGTGGAAGCGCCATCGATTGGTCCGAAAACAGCCGATCGTCTGCAACGAATCGGCATTCACACTGTGCGACATTTGCTGACGGCCGATGCTGAGCAGTCAACGGAACAACTCGGCCAGCACTGGATTACCGTCGACGTGTTCCGGAAATGGCAGCGGCAAGCATCTTTGATGTGCAGCGCGGCCGGCCTGCGCGGTCACGATGCACAGCTGCTGATTGAAATTGGTATCGACACAGCGGAAGAGCTGGCCAACACCGCTCCTTCAGCAATTCTGGAACTGCTGAAGGACGTCGTCGCCAGCAAAGAAGGCGAACGCATCCTGCGCGGTGGAACGCCGCCGGACCTTGCCGAGGTCGAACGATGGGTGGCCGGTGCAACTCAGCGCCGCGAGGTCGCGTAG